In Phaeobacter porticola, one DNA window encodes the following:
- the msrQ gene encoding protein-methionine-sulfoxide reductase heme-binding subunit MsrQ — MRPINEALRRIPIWLVYGLGVLPAGALFYQGLTGALGPEPIKALEHEYGELALQLLVLTLAVTPLRRLTGLNLMRFRRVTGLLCFFYVSCHLLVWLVLDVQLLGQILADILKRPYITIGMAGFVLLLPLAVTSNNLSVRRLGPKWRQLHKLTYPAALLGALHYVMLVKGFQLQPLIYLAVIALLLVLRLAPLQRLKLA; from the coding sequence ATGCGACCGATCAATGAGGCGCTGCGCCGGATCCCGATCTGGCTGGTCTACGGTCTTGGCGTGCTGCCTGCGGGCGCTTTGTTCTATCAGGGGCTTACTGGCGCGCTTGGTCCTGAACCGATCAAGGCGCTGGAGCATGAATATGGCGAGCTGGCCTTGCAACTGTTGGTGCTCACCCTTGCGGTGACACCTCTTCGGCGTCTGACTGGACTGAACCTGATGCGGTTTCGACGTGTCACCGGTCTGCTGTGCTTCTTCTACGTAAGCTGCCATCTCCTTGTTTGGCTGGTTCTGGACGTGCAGCTTCTGGGGCAGATCTTGGCGGATATTCTCAAGCGACCCTATATCACCATCGGTATGGCGGGGTTTGTCCTGCTGCTGCCATTGGCGGTGACTTCCAACAACCTGTCGGTACGCCGTCTGGGGCCTAAGTGGCGCCAGCTCCATAAGCTGACCTATCCAGCAGCCCTGCTGGGGGCCTTACACTATGTCATGCTGGTCAAAGGGTTCCAGTTGCAGCCGCTGATCTACCTGGCAGTGATCGCGCTGCTCCTGGTGCTGCGCTTGGCACCCCTACAGCGGTTGAAACTGGCCTGA
- the msrP gene encoding protein-methionine-sulfoxide reductase catalytic subunit MsrP, whose amino-acid sequence MAHRWKNNLSDGDVTPYAAFLNRRQIMAGLGGTAGLGLAALGGTTAWADTARALEPNSWDDVTTYCNFYEFGTGKGDPAAYAGQMTTKPWSVEIDGLVDRPGSYSMAQILEAMTLEERIYRFRCVEAWSMVVPWQGFELADLLALAGVQGGAKYVAFETLYRPSEMPGTAYKVLDWPYREGLRLDEAQHPLAIMATGIFGKPLPNQNGAPLRLVVPWKYGFKSIKSIVRITLTDQEPPTSWNMANGREYGFYSNVNPKVDHPRWSQATERRIGGGLFAGREPTLMFNGYKDEVASLYEGMDLAQNF is encoded by the coding sequence ATGGCCCACCGCTGGAAGAACAACCTGAGTGACGGCGATGTCACGCCCTATGCTGCCTTTTTGAACCGTCGTCAGATCATGGCAGGACTGGGCGGCACTGCGGGGCTGGGTCTTGCGGCGCTCGGTGGCACGACGGCGTGGGCGGATACCGCCAGGGCGCTGGAGCCGAACAGCTGGGATGATGTGACCACTTATTGCAATTTCTATGAGTTCGGGACGGGCAAGGGGGATCCTGCTGCCTATGCGGGCCAGATGACCACCAAACCCTGGAGCGTCGAGATTGACGGGTTGGTAGACCGTCCTGGCAGTTATTCGATGGCGCAGATCCTTGAGGCGATGACGCTGGAGGAACGGATCTATCGTTTCCGCTGCGTCGAGGCTTGGTCGATGGTGGTGCCATGGCAGGGGTTTGAGCTGGCAGATCTTCTGGCGCTCGCCGGGGTGCAGGGAGGCGCGAAATACGTCGCTTTTGAAACCCTCTACCGTCCGTCGGAAATGCCTGGCACTGCGTATAAGGTTCTGGATTGGCCGTACCGCGAAGGGTTGCGCCTTGATGAAGCGCAGCACCCGCTGGCGATCATGGCCACAGGGATCTTTGGTAAGCCGTTGCCAAATCAAAACGGGGCGCCGCTTCGACTGGTGGTTCCGTGGAAATATGGCTTCAAATCGATCAAGTCGATTGTGCGCATCACCCTGACTGATCAGGAACCGCCAACCAGCTGGAATATGGCCAATGGGCGTGAATACGGCTTCTACAGTAATGTGAACCCCAAAGTGGATCATCCACGATGGAGCCAGGCCACGGAACGTCGCATCGGTGGGGGGCTGTTTGCAGGCCGTGAACCCACACTGATGTTCAATGGCTACAAGGACGAGGTCGCCTCTCTCTATGAGGGGATGGACCTGGCACAGAATTTTTGA
- a CDS encoding DUF302 domain-containing protein, with product MTNFIALKTAIRAVAALSLVAATLPLAALPAAAEQAGTPDRVSYETTLAFDDVIFGLESAITDRGLVVDHVSHVGEMLERTREDVGSDVVLFQQAEVYSFCSASLSRQVMEASPMNITFCPYDIFVAQQPDSETTTIGFRAFPEGEMQLIQTLLNDIVLEAIEE from the coding sequence ATGACCAACTTCATCGCACTCAAGACAGCAATCCGAGCCGTTGCTGCCCTATCGCTTGTCGCTGCCACCCTTCCGCTGGCCGCCCTGCCTGCCGCAGCGGAGCAGGCAGGGACACCCGATAGGGTCAGTTACGAAACAACCCTGGCCTTTGACGATGTGATCTTCGGACTGGAAAGTGCCATTACTGATCGCGGGCTTGTGGTCGATCACGTCAGCCATGTCGGCGAAATGCTGGAACGCACCCGCGAAGATGTTGGATCTGATGTGGTGTTGTTTCAGCAGGCCGAAGTGTATTCTTTTTGCTCGGCCAGCTTGTCGCGACAGGTGATGGAGGCAAGCCCGATGAACATCACCTTCTGCCCCTATGACATCTTTGTTGCCCAGCAACCGGACAGCGAGACAACAACCATTGGCTTTCGTGCCTTTCCCGAGGGGGAGATGCAGTTGATCCAAACTCTGCTGAACGACATCGTGCTGGAGGCGATTGAGGAATAG
- the clpB gene encoding ATP-dependent chaperone ClpB, producing MDLNKFTERARGFVQAAQTIARREDHQRLMPEHVLKALMDDDQGLASNLITRAGGNPEQVVQALELAVSKLPKVQGNSADIYLDSQTAKVLDEAAKIAEKAGDSFVPVERVLMALCMVKSKAKEALAAGHVTAQGLNEAVNDIRKGRKADSASAEDGYEALKKYARDLTQAVRDGKIDPIIGRDEEIRRAMQVLSRRTKNNPVLIGEPGVGKTAIAEGMALRIVNGDVPESLRDKQLLSLDMGALIAGAKYRGEFEERLKAVLTEVTEAAGEIILFIDEMHTLVGAGKSDGAMDAANLIKPALARGELHCIGATTLDEYRKYVEKDAALARRFQPVTVQEPTVEDSISILRGIKEKYELHHGVRIADAALVAAATLSHRYITDRFLPDKAIDLMDEAAARLRMQVDSKPEELDALDRQILQMQIEEEALKLEDDAASRDRLGSLQKSLAELQEQSAEMTAQWQAERDKLASARGLKEQLDRARADLDAAKRDGNLARAGELSYGVIPGLEKQLSEAEASELDGPMVEEAVRPEQIAGVVERWTGIPTSKMLEGEREKLLRMEADLHGRVIGQDTAVTAVANAVRRARAGLNDENRPLGSFLFLGPTGVGKTELTKAVADFLFDDDSAMVRVDMSEFMEKHSVARLIGAPPGYVGYDEGGVLTEAVRRKPYQVVLFDEVEKAHPDVFNVLLQVLDDGMLTDGQGRTVSFKQTLIILTSNLGAQALSQLPDGADAADAKRDVMEAVRAHFRPEFLNRLDETIIFDRLGRKDMDGIVTLQLARLEKRLIGRKIGLELDEGAKTWLADEGYDPVFGARPLKRVIQRALQNPLAEMLLGGEIKDGDTVPVSAGAEGLIIGDRIGATNRPVPDDAVVH from the coding sequence ATGGACTTGAATAAGTTCACAGAACGGGCGCGTGGTTTTGTGCAGGCAGCCCAGACGATAGCACGGCGTGAGGATCATCAGCGGCTGATGCCAGAGCATGTTCTGAAGGCGCTGATGGATGATGATCAAGGGCTGGCCAGCAATCTGATCACCCGTGCGGGCGGCAACCCGGAACAGGTTGTACAGGCGCTAGAGCTGGCCGTTTCGAAATTGCCCAAGGTTCAGGGCAATTCCGCTGACATCTATCTGGACAGTCAGACCGCAAAGGTTCTGGATGAGGCCGCAAAGATTGCCGAAAAAGCCGGGGATAGCTTTGTGCCGGTCGAGCGGGTACTGATGGCGCTTTGCATGGTGAAATCCAAAGCAAAAGAGGCGCTGGCCGCTGGCCATGTGACGGCGCAGGGCCTGAACGAGGCGGTGAATGATATCCGTAAGGGGCGCAAGGCCGACAGTGCCAGTGCCGAAGATGGCTATGAGGCGTTGAAAAAATACGCTCGTGACCTGACCCAAGCGGTGCGCGATGGTAAAATCGACCCGATTATCGGCCGTGACGAAGAGATTCGCCGCGCCATGCAGGTGCTCAGCCGCCGGACCAAGAATAATCCGGTCCTCATTGGTGAGCCGGGCGTAGGTAAAACTGCGATTGCCGAAGGTATGGCGCTGCGCATCGTGAATGGCGATGTACCCGAAAGCCTGCGTGACAAGCAGCTGCTGTCCCTGGACATGGGGGCATTGATTGCTGGTGCCAAATACCGTGGTGAGTTTGAAGAGCGCCTGAAAGCGGTCCTGACCGAGGTGACCGAGGCCGCTGGTGAGATCATCCTGTTCATTGATGAGATGCATACGCTGGTCGGGGCCGGGAAATCCGATGGTGCGATGGATGCGGCGAATCTGATCAAGCCAGCCTTGGCGCGGGGTGAATTGCACTGCATCGGGGCCACCACCTTGGATGAATACCGCAAATACGTCGAAAAAGATGCAGCCCTGGCGCGGCGGTTCCAGCCAGTGACTGTGCAGGAGCCGACTGTCGAAGACTCCATCAGCATCCTGCGCGGCATCAAGGAGAAATACGAACTGCACCATGGTGTGCGGATCGCTGATGCGGCATTGGTTGCGGCGGCCACCCTGTCACATCGCTATATCACCGACCGTTTTCTGCCAGATAAGGCAATCGACTTGATGGATGAGGCCGCCGCGCGCCTGCGGATGCAGGTGGACAGTAAGCCCGAAGAACTGGATGCGCTGGATCGCCAGATCCTGCAAATGCAGATCGAGGAAGAGGCGCTGAAACTGGAAGATGATGCGGCCTCTCGCGATCGCTTGGGCAGCCTGCAAAAGTCGCTTGCCGAACTTCAGGAGCAATCCGCCGAAATGACGGCCCAATGGCAGGCAGAACGCGACAAACTGGCCTCGGCTCGCGGTCTGAAGGAACAGCTGGACCGGGCGCGTGCTGATTTGGATGCGGCCAAGCGCGACGGCAATCTTGCCCGCGCGGGTGAGCTGTCTTATGGTGTTATCCCGGGGTTGGAAAAACAGCTGAGCGAGGCAGAAGCCAGTGAGCTGGACGGGCCAATGGTCGAAGAGGCCGTGCGCCCCGAGCAGATCGCCGGGGTAGTCGAACGCTGGACTGGCATCCCGACTTCCAAAATGCTGGAGGGAGAGCGCGAGAAACTCCTGCGGATGGAAGCAGACCTGCACGGACGTGTGATCGGTCAGGACACCGCGGTGACGGCGGTTGCCAATGCGGTGCGTCGCGCCCGCGCGGGGTTGAACGATGAAAACCGTCCGCTGGGATCATTCCTATTCCTGGGCCCAACCGGCGTCGGCAAGACCGAACTGACGAAAGCGGTTGCGGATTTCCTGTTTGACGACGACAGCGCCATGGTGCGGGTCGATATGTCGGAGTTCATGGAGAAACATTCGGTCGCACGCCTGATCGGGGCCCCTCCGGGTTATGTCGGCTATGATGAGGGCGGCGTCCTAACTGAGGCGGTGCGGCGCAAACCCTATCAGGTGGTGTTGTTCGACGAAGTGGAAAAGGCGCATCCGGATGTGTTCAATGTGCTGTTGCAGGTGCTTGATGATGGCATGTTGACGGATGGCCAAGGCCGTACCGTGAGCTTTAAGCAGACGCTGATCATCCTGACGTCCAACCTTGGCGCGCAGGCCCTTAGCCAACTGCCAGACGGAGCTGACGCGGCAGACGCCAAGCGGGATGTCATGGAGGCTGTGCGCGCGCATTTCCGACCCGAGTTTCTGAACCGTCTTGATGAAACGATCATCTTTGACCGGCTGGGCCGCAAGGATATGGACGGGATTGTCACCTTGCAGCTGGCGCGTTTGGAAAAGCGCCTCATTGGGCGCAAGATCGGACTTGAACTGGATGAAGGTGCTAAAACCTGGCTGGCTGACGAGGGCTATGACCCGGTGTTCGGGGCGCGCCCGCTTAAGCGTGTTATCCAACGCGCCCTGCAGAACCCGCTGGCAGAGATGTTGCTGGGTGGCGAAATCAAGGACGGCGATACCGTACCGGTCAGTGCAGGTGCTGAAGGGCTGATTATCGGAGATCGGATTGGCGCCACCAACCGGCCCGTGCCAGACGACGCAGTCGTGCACTGA
- the pyrF gene encoding orotidine-5'-phosphate decarboxylase, whose protein sequence is MSAAHSPQTPADDRLIVAMDVPNAIAGLKLAESLGDAVSFYKIGLGMLTGGGLALANELKQEQGKRIFLDMKLFDISATVEAAVRGLAQFDLDFLTVHGDPHVVRAAKEGAAGTNLKILGVTILTSLDRTDLDEALIKSGDIPDLVQERAGLALSAGADGVIASPQEAALIRALPEATGKLIVTPGVRPAGAALGDQKRVATPASALDAGADHIVVGRPIWAADTPRRAAEDILASLPR, encoded by the coding sequence ATGTCCGCAGCACATTCACCTCAGACACCCGCCGACGACCGCCTAATTGTGGCAATGGACGTGCCCAATGCCATTGCCGGGCTGAAACTGGCCGAAAGTTTGGGAGATGCCGTATCGTTTTACAAAATCGGGCTTGGCATGCTGACAGGCGGCGGGCTTGCTCTGGCGAATGAGCTGAAGCAGGAACAGGGCAAGCGCATCTTTTTGGACATGAAACTCTTCGACATCAGCGCCACAGTCGAGGCTGCGGTGCGTGGACTGGCGCAGTTCGACCTGGATTTCTTGACCGTGCATGGCGACCCGCATGTGGTACGCGCCGCCAAGGAAGGCGCCGCCGGCACCAACCTCAAGATCCTTGGTGTGACGATCCTCACGTCCCTGGACCGTACTGATCTGGACGAGGCGCTGATCAAATCCGGTGACATCCCCGATCTAGTGCAGGAACGCGCAGGGCTCGCCCTATCCGCAGGTGCCGATGGCGTGATTGCCAGCCCACAAGAGGCCGCACTGATCCGTGCGCTGCCCGAAGCCACAGGCAAGTTGATCGTTACCCCCGGCGTGCGTCCGGCTGGCGCAGCGTTGGGCGATCAGAAACGCGTCGCCACACCCGCCAGCGCGCTGGACGCCGGCGCCGATCATATTGTCGTGGGGCGCCCAATCTGGGCCGCCGATACTCCGCGTCGCGCAGCCGAGGACATACTCGCCAGCCTGCCGCGCTAG
- a CDS encoding NUDIX hydrolase, whose amino-acid sequence MTFNGAKLALFIGDRLLVIERDAYPHIPYPGHWDFPGGGREGDETPEACALRETEEEVGLVLAEADLVWRRSYERCNGVVWFFVTHLHATRERDIRLGDEGQSWALVQPDWYIGHDLAVPHFAEYLQSYLLHPLTTGGAA is encoded by the coding sequence ATGACATTTAACGGTGCCAAACTGGCGCTTTTTATCGGTGACCGGCTGTTGGTGATTGAGCGTGATGCCTATCCGCATATTCCCTATCCGGGCCACTGGGATTTTCCTGGCGGTGGGCGCGAGGGGGATGAGACACCGGAAGCCTGCGCTTTGCGCGAAACCGAAGAAGAGGTCGGGCTGGTGCTGGCGGAGGCGGATTTGGTCTGGCGCCGGAGCTATGAACGATGCAATGGCGTGGTTTGGTTCTTTGTGACGCATCTGCACGCAACACGCGAGAGAGATATTCGATTAGGAGATGAAGGGCAGAGTTGGGCGCTTGTGCAGCCAGACTGGTACATAGGTCATGATCTGGCAGTGCCCCATTTCGCCGAATATCTGCAAAGCTACCTATTGCATCCTCTCACAACTGGTGGCGCAGCATAG
- a CDS encoding DNA polymerase IV, which translates to MADHGDLDASAEAAQPLQVLCRECLSYGVLKPKNDKTPIARRCPRCQSPRIKAHPELFSLSIAHMDCDAFYASVEKRDNPELADRPVVIGGGRRGVVSTACYVARIRGVRSAMPMFQALKLCPDAVVIKPRMNVYVDVSRQIRALMDELTPDVEPLSLDEAFMDLSGTQRLHGAPPAVMLARLVKRMKDELGVTGSIGLSHNKFLAKVASDLDKPRGFSVIGAAETASFLRDKPVRLIWGIGPAAQASLEKAGIRSFSDLLRWERADLNARFGSMGERLWHLARGQDRRRVSSNAPIKSISNETTFYEDTASLEVLDGHLWRLAEKVSDRAKARQLAGRVVTLKLKRADHSSLTRRQSLRDATQIADTIYRTARGLLDQVGDEGPYRLLGCGISDLVPEIQADITGDLLDPQAGQRAKAERATDAIRQRFGSDAIRKGRALR; encoded by the coding sequence ATGGCAGATCATGGTGATCTGGATGCCAGCGCCGAAGCTGCTCAGCCTCTTCAGGTCCTGTGCCGGGAATGCCTGTCTTATGGCGTGCTAAAACCGAAAAATGATAAGACACCTATCGCGCGCCGCTGTCCACGCTGCCAAAGCCCAAGGATCAAGGCCCATCCAGAGCTATTTTCCCTCTCGATTGCCCATATGGATTGTGACGCCTTTTATGCCAGCGTGGAAAAACGCGACAATCCTGAGCTTGCTGACAGGCCCGTTGTGATCGGGGGGGGACGACGAGGCGTGGTATCGACAGCTTGCTACGTCGCCCGTATCCGCGGCGTGCGCTCGGCTATGCCGATGTTTCAGGCTCTAAAACTCTGTCCAGACGCCGTAGTGATCAAACCACGTATGAATGTCTATGTGGACGTCAGCCGCCAGATCCGCGCCTTGATGGATGAGCTGACCCCAGATGTTGAACCTCTGTCCCTGGACGAGGCGTTTATGGATCTATCCGGCACCCAACGCCTGCATGGCGCACCGCCGGCAGTTATGCTGGCGCGGCTGGTCAAACGAATGAAAGATGAACTGGGTGTCACCGGCTCTATCGGCCTGTCGCACAATAAATTCCTCGCTAAGGTTGCCTCAGATTTGGACAAACCGCGCGGGTTTTCGGTGATTGGCGCGGCCGAAACCGCCAGTTTTCTGCGTGATAAGCCGGTGCGCCTGATATGGGGTATTGGGCCCGCGGCGCAAGCCTCGCTGGAGAAGGCAGGCATTCGCAGTTTCTCTGACCTGCTGCGATGGGAGCGGGCGGATCTGAACGCCCGATTTGGATCGATGGGTGAGCGGCTCTGGCACCTGGCACGAGGCCAAGACCGGCGGCGGGTGTCCTCTAACGCCCCCATCAAATCAATTTCCAATGAGACGACCTTTTATGAGGACACCGCCAGTCTTGAGGTTCTGGACGGCCATCTGTGGCGCCTGGCGGAGAAAGTCTCAGATCGCGCCAAAGCCCGGCAGCTCGCAGGCCGTGTGGTGACGCTCAAGCTTAAGCGCGCCGATCACAGCAGCCTGACCCGCCGCCAATCACTGCGCGATGCTACCCAGATCGCCGATACCATCTATCGTACCGCCCGTGGCCTGCTGGATCAGGTTGGCGACGAAGGTCCCTATCGGCTGCTCGGCTGCGGCATTTCCGACCTGGTGCCCGAGATACAAGCCGATATTACCGGCGATCTTCTGGACCCGCAGGCTGGGCAGCGGGCCAAGGCCGAACGGGCCACCGATGCAATACGGCAAAGGTTCGGAAGCGACGCCATCCGTAAGGGGCGCGCGCTGCGCTGA
- a CDS encoding N-formylglutamate amidohydrolase: protein MSNTVYLVERPAELRSGVVFASPHSGSNYSPAFLAQTILDPLLLRSSEDAFVDELFAAAPRFGMPLLMAQAPRAYVDLNRSTEELDPALIEGVIKRGQNPRVASGLGVVPRVVAHGRAIYRGKLTCAEARHRISTYWRPYHAALQHLLDQARMGFGKAVLIDCHSMPHEAIAAAGRRGVGLPDVVLGDRFGAAASADVMDQVEAAFVGAGLRVARNAPFAGAYITQSYGRPSRGQHAIQVEIDRSLYMDEARIEKTSNFAGLQALLSEVVADVSRLTCDPLPVAAE from the coding sequence ATGTCAAACACAGTATATTTGGTGGAAAGGCCGGCGGAACTGCGGTCTGGAGTGGTTTTTGCCTCACCGCACAGTGGATCCAACTATAGTCCGGCCTTTTTGGCCCAGACGATTCTCGACCCGCTGCTGCTGCGCAGCTCAGAAGATGCTTTTGTGGATGAACTGTTTGCCGCTGCACCGCGATTCGGAATGCCGCTGTTGATGGCGCAAGCGCCACGGGCCTATGTCGACCTCAACCGATCCACCGAAGAACTGGATCCTGCGCTGATTGAGGGGGTGATCAAACGGGGGCAAAATCCGCGGGTGGCCTCGGGCCTGGGTGTGGTGCCACGAGTGGTGGCGCACGGGCGGGCGATTTATCGCGGCAAACTGACCTGTGCCGAGGCTCGCCACCGGATCTCCACGTATTGGCGGCCCTATCACGCGGCGCTGCAACACTTGCTGGACCAGGCACGCATGGGGTTTGGCAAGGCCGTGTTGATTGATTGTCATTCCATGCCACATGAGGCGATTGCAGCTGCCGGGCGGCGCGGCGTGGGATTGCCCGATGTTGTCTTGGGGGATCGCTTTGGCGCGGCTGCGTCGGCAGATGTTATGGATCAGGTCGAGGCTGCTTTTGTGGGGGCCGGTTTGCGGGTGGCGCGCAACGCGCCCTTTGCCGGGGCTTACATCACACAGTCTTACGGGCGGCCATCACGCGGTCAACATGCGATTCAGGTCGAAATTGATCGTAGTCTTTACATGGACGAAGCGCGCATTGAGAAGACGTCGAATTTTGCGGGCTTGCAGGCGCTTCTCAGCGAGGTGGTCGCAGATGTGTCTCGGTTGACCTGCGATCCGCTGCCGGTTGCTGCCGAGTAG
- the ykgO gene encoding type B 50S ribosomal protein L36, translated as MKVKNSLRSLKNRHRDCRIVRRKGRVYVINKTQPRFKARQG; from the coding sequence ATGAAGGTCAAGAACTCACTCCGCTCGCTCAAGAACCGGCACCGGGATTGCCGCATTGTGCGTCGCAAGGGCCGTGTATATGTGATCAACAAAACCCAGCCGCGTTTCAAAGCGCGCCAAGGTTAA
- a CDS encoding Fe(3+) ABC transporter substrate-binding protein yields the protein MLKSTTILAGALIAAVATTAAAEGELNLYSSRHYDTDERLYSDFEEATGITINRIEGKADELIARMSAEGANSPADILLTVDTSRLARAKNEGLLQAIDSDTLEARVPGYLQDADNQWFGFSQRARIIFFDKADVATPPKTYLDLADPAYKGQVCIRSSTNTYNQTLLASIVTHHGEEAATDWAKGVVANMARAPQGGDTDQLRGIVSGECEIAVGNSYYFARSIRKDVKGLSAERDMIGWVFPAQDAEGAHMNLSGAGVAVNAPNKENAVKFLEYLASDQAQQYFSAGNDEYPAVPGVALAPSIAALGHFKPDDVQLSDVAKNIPTAQKIFDQVGWE from the coding sequence ATGCTGAAATCCACCACCATTCTAGCAGGCGCGCTGATCGCCGCCGTTGCAACCACTGCCGCAGCCGAGGGCGAGCTGAACCTCTACTCCTCGCGCCACTACGACACCGACGAACGGCTCTATTCCGATTTTGAAGAAGCCACTGGCATCACGATCAACCGCATCGAAGGCAAAGCCGACGAGCTGATCGCCCGAATGAGCGCAGAGGGCGCGAACTCGCCCGCTGACATCCTGCTGACCGTTGATACCTCGCGTCTGGCCCGTGCCAAGAACGAAGGCCTGCTGCAGGCTATCGACAGCGACACGCTGGAAGCCCGCGTTCCCGGCTACCTGCAAGACGCAGACAATCAGTGGTTCGGTTTCTCGCAGCGCGCGCGCATCATCTTCTTTGACAAGGCAGATGTCGCTACCCCGCCAAAGACATATCTGGACCTCGCGGATCCGGCCTACAAAGGGCAGGTCTGCATTCGCTCTTCGACCAACACCTACAACCAGACTTTGCTGGCCTCTATCGTCACGCACCACGGTGAAGAAGCTGCAACCGATTGGGCCAAAGGCGTTGTCGCCAACATGGCGCGCGCTCCGCAGGGTGGCGACACAGATCAGCTGCGCGGCATTGTCTCTGGCGAGTGCGAAATTGCGGTTGGCAACAGCTACTACTTTGCCCGCTCCATCCGTAAGGACGTGAAAGGCCTGTCGGCAGAGCGCGACATGATCGGTTGGGTCTTCCCTGCGCAGGACGCAGAAGGTGCCCACATGAACCTGTCTGGTGCTGGTGTGGCCGTGAATGCGCCGAACAAGGAAAACGCCGTTAAGTTCCTCGAATACCTCGCCTCTGATCAGGCGCAGCAGTATTTCTCGGCTGGTAATGATGAATATCCTGCGGTTCCCGGCGTTGCCCTGGCCCCCAGCATCGCAGCACTCGGTCACTTCAAACCGGATGATGTTCAGCTGTCCGATGTCGCCAAGAACATCCCCACCGCGCAAAAGATCTTTGATCAGGTGGGCTGGGAATAA
- a CDS encoding DUF2938 domain-containing protein, with product MLNRNELILRIVLLGLGATAFMDLWAIAADALFGVPQSNFALVGRWLGHMPDGMFVHDSIRKVTLVTNEAALGWTAHYIVGVIFAAVFVALAGERQLLQPGPIAPIVFGLITVVAPFFILQPALGLGIMAANKPNPDAARLKSLMSHFSFGLGLYIAAYALSRLMPKGRGSVSDQVSPAE from the coding sequence GTGTTAAACCGCAATGAACTGATTCTCCGCATTGTCCTGCTTGGGCTGGGCGCGACAGCTTTTATGGATCTCTGGGCAATTGCCGCTGATGCGTTGTTTGGCGTACCGCAAAGCAATTTTGCCCTTGTGGGACGTTGGTTGGGTCATATGCCCGATGGCATGTTTGTGCATGACAGCATCCGCAAGGTCACACTGGTCACCAACGAAGCAGCGCTCGGCTGGACGGCGCACTATATTGTTGGCGTGATCTTTGCCGCCGTATTCGTCGCGCTGGCAGGGGAACGTCAGCTACTACAGCCGGGTCCCATCGCGCCAATTGTCTTTGGGTTGATAACGGTTGTCGCGCCGTTCTTTATCTTACAGCCTGCGCTGGGGCTCGGGATTATGGCTGCTAATAAACCCAACCCGGACGCAGCCCGGCTAAAAAGCCTGATGTCACATTTCTCCTTTGGGCTAGGCCTATATATTGCGGCCTATGCGCTGTCGCGCCTGATGCCCAAGGGGCGGGGTAGTGTTTCGGACCAGGTTTCGCCTGCGGAATGA
- a CDS encoding CobW family GTP-binding protein: MNRIPVTIISGYLGAGKTTLINRLLSEDHGLRLTVLVNDFGRINIDEALLQDGSSETIALSNGCVCCTLGEDLTAALHRILQADNHPDHIVIEASGLSDPVAIANTVVNEAQLSYGGIITVADGENLNDLLTDDLLRAQASQQIRSADLVLISKCDAPSDRVMAQLEELGARSPTVLDDAPIADLLFDILPLPVGSAAEKSAHRAYSTWHHRSSKPMDRCKLGDKLASRPAGLYRMKGFVLTNGGGYELHVVGRQVSAKRCDAQETVLVALGPAKRISREDIEAWWQA; encoded by the coding sequence ATGAACCGTATTCCGGTCACCATCATCAGCGGCTATCTTGGGGCCGGGAAAACCACGCTGATCAACCGGCTGCTGAGCGAAGATCATGGATTGCGCCTCACCGTCTTGGTCAACGACTTTGGCCGCATCAATATCGACGAAGCTTTGCTACAAGACGGCAGCTCGGAAACCATTGCGCTCAGCAATGGATGCGTGTGTTGTACGCTTGGCGAAGATTTGACTGCTGCATTGCACCGCATCCTACAAGCCGACAACCACCCCGACCATATCGTGATTGAGGCCAGCGGTCTCTCCGATCCGGTCGCCATCGCCAATACCGTCGTGAACGAAGCCCAGCTTTCTTATGGTGGCATCATCACCGTTGCTGATGGTGAAAACCTGAATGACCTGCTGACCGATGACCTGCTGCGCGCGCAGGCTAGCCAGCAGATCCGCTCGGCGGATCTGGTCCTGATCAGCAAATGTGATGCACCCTCTGACAGGGTGATGGCACAGCTGGAAGAACTGGGCGCACGCAGTCCCACCGTGCTAGACGACGCCCCCATCGCGGATTTACTGTTTGATATTCTGCCTCTGCCCGTGGGCTCAGCTGCCGAAAAATCCGCCCACCGGGCCTATTCAACCTGGCATCATCGCAGCAGCAAGCCGATGGACCGCTGCAAGCTGGGCGACAAACTGGCCAGCCGTCCCGCCGGGCTCTACAGGATGAAGGGTTTCGTTCTCACAAACGGTGGCGGCTACGAATTGCATGTAGTTGGACGGCAAGTCTCTGCCAAACGCTGTGACGCCCAAGAAACCGTACTGGTTGCCCTCGGCCCTGCAAAGCGGATCTCCAGAGAAGACATCGAAGCCTGGTGGCAGGCCTGA